A stretch of Crossiella cryophila DNA encodes these proteins:
- a CDS encoding DegT/DnrJ/EryC1/StrS family aminotransferase: MAVPFLDLKAPHEELRAELDAAYRRVVDSGWFLLGPELAAFEAEFAAYCEAEHCVAVGSGCDALELILRALDIGPGDEVIVPSATFIASWLAVSAAGATPVPVEPDEDTLLIDPKQVEAAITPRTKAIMPVHLYGQPADLDALEAIAAEHGLHVVEDAAQAHGARYKGRRVGAGSIAAAFSFYPGKNLGALGDGGAVVTSSAELADKLRLLRNYGSRVKYQHEIQATNSRLDELQAAMLRVKLPALDRWNDRRKEVADRYLRELADIEDLVLPVVPVWAEPVWHLFVVRCAERDAVQERLAGLGIGTLIHYPVAVHRSPAYADGSWGELPVADQVAERVLSLPIGPHMSEDEVTAVISGVREAFGR, translated from the coding sequence ATGGCTGTTCCCTTTCTCGATCTGAAGGCGCCGCATGAGGAACTGCGCGCCGAACTGGATGCCGCCTACCGCCGGGTCGTGGACTCCGGCTGGTTCCTGCTCGGGCCCGAACTCGCCGCCTTCGAGGCCGAGTTCGCCGCCTACTGCGAGGCCGAGCACTGCGTGGCCGTCGGCAGTGGCTGCGACGCGCTGGAACTCATCCTGCGTGCCCTGGACATCGGTCCCGGCGACGAGGTCATCGTGCCCAGCGCCACCTTCATCGCCAGCTGGCTGGCGGTCTCGGCGGCCGGCGCCACGCCGGTGCCGGTGGAGCCGGACGAGGACACGCTGCTGATCGACCCCAAGCAGGTCGAGGCGGCCATCACCCCGCGTACCAAGGCGATCATGCCGGTGCACCTGTACGGGCAGCCGGCGGACCTGGACGCGCTGGAAGCGATCGCGGCCGAGCACGGGTTGCACGTGGTCGAGGACGCCGCCCAGGCGCACGGCGCGCGGTACAAGGGTCGCCGGGTCGGGGCGGGGTCCATCGCGGCCGCGTTCAGCTTCTACCCCGGCAAGAACCTGGGTGCGCTCGGTGACGGCGGGGCGGTGGTGACCTCCTCGGCGGAGCTGGCCGACAAGCTGCGGCTGCTGCGCAACTACGGCTCGCGGGTGAAGTACCAGCACGAGATCCAGGCGACCAACTCCCGCCTGGACGAGCTGCAGGCGGCGATGCTGCGGGTGAAGCTGCCCGCGCTGGACCGGTGGAACGACCGGCGCAAGGAGGTCGCCGACCGCTACCTGCGTGAGCTGGCCGATATCGAGGACCTGGTGCTGCCGGTGGTGCCGGTGTGGGCCGAGCCGGTGTGGCACCTGTTCGTGGTGCGCTGCGCTGAGCGGGACGCGGTGCAGGAACGCCTGGCGGGGCTGGGGATCGGCACGTTGATCCACTACCCGGTCGCGGTGCACCGCTCGCCCGCGTACGCCGACGGCTCCTGGGGGGAGCTGCCGGTGGCCGATCAGGTGGCCGAGCGGGTGCTGAGCCTGCCGATCGGGCCGCACATGTCCGAGGACGAGGTCACCGCGGTGATTTCCGGGGTGCGGGAGGCATTCGGCCGGTAG
- a CDS encoding sugar 3,4-ketoisomerase yields MPAYRNDEGILVGKVEPCRMVDLPEHNDPRGNLCVVEAGKEIKFDIKRVYYLYDLPATTIRGAHGHRNLEQLIIAVHGKFDITVDDGQYRDRFHLDNPSRGLYVGPMVWRNLINFSPGAVGLVLASTHYDEADYYREYADFQRDARKL; encoded by the coding sequence ATGCCCGCCTACCGAAATGATGAAGGCATTCTCGTCGGCAAGGTCGAGCCCTGCCGGATGGTCGACCTGCCCGAGCACAACGACCCGCGCGGCAACCTGTGCGTGGTGGAGGCGGGCAAGGAGATCAAGTTCGACATCAAGCGTGTGTACTACCTGTACGACCTGCCCGCGACCACGATCCGTGGCGCGCACGGGCACCGCAACCTGGAACAGCTGATCATCGCGGTGCACGGCAAGTTCGACATCACCGTCGACGACGGCCAGTACCGGGACCGTTTCCACCTGGACAATCCCAGTCGCGGTCTCTACGTCGGCCCGATGGTGTGGCGGAACCTGATTAACTTCTCCCCCGGCGCGGTCGGTCTGGTACTCGCCTCGACGCACTACGACGAGGCCGACTACTACCGCGAGTACGCCGACTTCCAGCGCGACGCCAGGAAACTCTGA
- a CDS encoding helix-turn-helix transcriptional regulator: MALAERDGQLDFLRRLLADASAAYGRVAMVTGPVASGKTELLHVFGEHARGAGARVLTATGTRAERNMPLGVLRQLLRGAALAPETLARVLALLDEGQATATRTEPDNEVTERVQARIAHDLADTLLALSVESVLVLTVDDVDHADVASVRVLVDLARRLRSHRVLVLFTELTGASPAHPAFRTELLRQPHFRRIRLTPLSVRGVAEMLAQQLADGAHLAADCHELTGGNPLLVRALVEDQHSAHTAGGLSVGEAFGQAVLACLHRSNPLLLRVAQGIAVLGSTEAEPLSGLLDLAPEAVTQGVDTLVEAGLARRGGFRHPAVGAAVLADVSPDTRADLHLRAAERLHLEGAPPAPIAEHLLAAGRIGGQWAVQMLWTAGEHALTEDRVEYAVECLELAHRSSTDDQTRATIRMMLVGLARRANPAVVARHLAELTEALRKGTLNTRDALTSVRCLLLHGRNTEAAEAMIQLSETVGQTDKQTALELAITREWMFSMHPPLLSQLPAAELAPESGAVRDPRLQTGLALRKVIAVGPEETAIMDAEQVLQGSRLSEKTFDALVSALMVLYFADRLDRALPWADALLAESAERNAPGWHAMFASARAAMALRQGDLPGAEAHARAALRHTTPHTWGVAVGGPLGCLIVALTELGKLAEAEELLNLPTPDAMLESTFGLQYLSARGRCHLAADRLYAALGDFRLCGELMAEWGMDRPSFVPWRSDAAEVLIRLGKHHEARALLEEQLAMDCTNRPRIRGVTLRLLAAISEPHRRLALLTEAVELSRAGGDRLQLARALGELSQAQVEADSTQARMTLRRAWHLARECQAAPLCEELVPGQAGVEAEAPPAPVEVDADKVTALSDAEQRVAALAAQGHTNRQIASKLCITISTVEQHLTRVYKKLNVTRRADLPSGLHSPDTAVSA, from the coding sequence ATGGCTTTGGCCGAGCGGGACGGACAGCTTGACTTCCTGCGGCGATTACTGGCCGACGCCTCCGCGGCGTATGGCCGGGTGGCGATGGTCACCGGGCCCGTGGCCAGCGGAAAGACCGAGTTGCTGCACGTGTTCGGCGAGCACGCGCGCGGGGCGGGCGCCCGCGTGCTGACCGCCACCGGGACGCGTGCGGAGCGGAACATGCCACTGGGTGTGCTGCGCCAGTTGCTGCGGGGAGCGGCACTGGCGCCGGAGACCCTGGCCAGGGTGCTGGCCCTGCTCGATGAGGGCCAGGCCACCGCGACCCGCACCGAACCGGACAACGAGGTGACCGAGCGGGTCCAGGCGCGGATCGCGCACGACCTGGCCGACACCCTGCTGGCGCTGTCGGTGGAATCGGTGCTGGTGCTCACCGTCGACGATGTGGACCACGCGGACGTGGCCTCGGTGCGGGTGCTGGTGGACCTGGCCCGCAGGCTGCGCTCACACCGGGTGCTGGTGCTGTTCACCGAGCTGACCGGGGCGAGCCCGGCGCACCCGGCCTTCCGCACCGAACTGCTGCGGCAACCGCACTTCCGGCGGATCCGGCTGACCCCGCTGTCGGTGCGCGGGGTGGCCGAGATGCTGGCCCAGCAACTGGCCGACGGGGCGCACCTCGCCGCCGACTGCCACGAGCTGACCGGCGGGAACCCGTTGCTGGTGCGGGCCTTGGTGGAAGATCAGCATTCGGCGCACACCGCAGGCGGGCTGTCCGTCGGCGAGGCGTTCGGCCAGGCCGTGCTGGCCTGCCTGCACCGCAGCAACCCGCTGCTGCTGCGGGTGGCGCAGGGCATCGCGGTACTGGGCAGCACCGAGGCCGAACCGCTCAGCGGCCTGCTGGACCTGGCCCCCGAGGCGGTCACCCAGGGAGTGGACACGCTGGTCGAGGCCGGACTGGCCCGGCGCGGCGGATTCCGCCACCCGGCGGTGGGCGCCGCGGTGCTGGCCGACGTGTCCCCGGACACCAGGGCCGACCTGCACCTGCGCGCCGCCGAGCGGCTGCACCTGGAAGGCGCGCCGCCGGCCCCGATCGCCGAGCACCTGCTGGCCGCTGGCCGGATCGGCGGTCAGTGGGCGGTGCAGATGCTGTGGACCGCGGGCGAGCACGCGCTGACCGAGGACCGGGTCGAGTACGCGGTGGAATGCCTGGAACTGGCCCACCGCAGCAGCACCGACGACCAGACCAGGGCGACCATCCGGATGATGCTGGTCGGGCTGGCCCGGCGGGCCAACCCGGCGGTGGTGGCCCGGCACCTGGCCGAGCTGACCGAGGCGCTGCGCAAGGGCACGCTCAACACCAGGGACGCGCTGACCTCGGTGCGCTGCCTGCTGCTGCACGGCCGCAACACCGAGGCCGCCGAGGCGATGATCCAGCTCAGCGAGACCGTCGGGCAGACCGACAAGCAGACCGCGCTGGAGCTGGCGATCACCCGCGAGTGGATGTTCAGCATGCACCCGCCGCTGCTGTCCCAGCTGCCCGCGGCCGAGCTGGCCCCGGAATCCGGCGCGGTGCGCGATCCGCGGCTGCAGACCGGGCTGGCGCTGCGCAAGGTGATCGCGGTCGGTCCCGAGGAGACCGCGATCATGGACGCCGAGCAGGTGCTGCAGGGCTCCCGGCTGTCCGAGAAGACCTTCGACGCGCTGGTCTCCGCGCTGATGGTGCTCTACTTCGCCGACCGGCTGGACCGGGCACTGCCCTGGGCGGACGCGCTGCTGGCCGAGTCGGCCGAGCGCAACGCACCGGGCTGGCACGCCATGTTCGCCTCCGCACGGGCCGCGATGGCCCTGCGCCAGGGCGATCTGCCCGGCGCCGAAGCGCACGCCCGCGCCGCACTGCGGCACACCACCCCGCACACCTGGGGGGTCGCGGTAGGGGGTCCCCTGGGGTGCCTGATCGTGGCGCTGACCGAACTGGGCAAGCTGGCCGAGGCCGAGGAACTGCTCAACCTGCCCACCCCCGACGCCATGCTGGAATCGACCTTCGGGCTGCAGTACCTGTCCGCGCGCGGCCGGTGCCACCTGGCCGCGGACCGGTTGTACGCGGCGCTGGGCGACTTCCGGCTGTGCGGGGAACTGATGGCCGAATGGGGCATGGACCGGCCCTCGTTCGTGCCGTGGCGCAGTGACGCCGCCGAGGTGCTGATCCGGCTGGGCAAGCACCACGAGGCCAGGGCGCTGCTGGAAGAACAGCTCGCGATGGACTGCACCAACCGGCCGCGGATCCGCGGCGTCACGCTGCGCCTGCTGGCCGCGATCAGCGAACCGCACCGGCGACTGGCCCTGCTCACCGAGGCCGTCGAGCTGTCCAGGGCGGGCGGCGACCGGTTGCAGCTGGCCAGGGCACTGGGCGAGCTGAGCCAGGCCCAGGTCGAGGCGGACTCCACCCAGGCGCGGATGACCCTGCGCCGGGCCTGGCACCTGGCGCGGGAATGCCAGGCCGCGCCGCTGTGCGAGGAACTGGTGCCGGGTCAGGCCGGGGTCGAGGCCGAGGCCCCGCCCGCGCCGGTGGAGGTGGACGCGGACAAGGTGACCGCGCTCTCCGACGCCGAACAGCGGGTGGCCGCGCTGGCCGCGCAGGGGCACACCAACCGGCAGATCGCGAGCAAGCTGTGCATCACGATCAGCACGGTGGAGCAGCATCTGACCAGGGTGTACAAGAAGCTGAACGTGACCAGGCGGGCTGATCTGCCGTCGGGGCTGCACAGTCCGGACACGGCGGTAAGCGCGTAG
- a CDS encoding glycoside hydrolase family 5 protein, producing the protein MKWHLPSSALVVAAVLASLLTVPASAQPVAEEWRGPLSTRGRYVVDADGNRFRLRAGNWHGASGTWNGSGDINDPATHHAGEMSSGIPLGLDRAPLAELIGSFQALGLNSIRLPFANQMIRESAPVPDRAVAANPELRGKTPLQVYDAVVTALTSAKFAVFLNNHTTTSRWCCAVDGNERWNTAQTAQQWEEDWLFMARRYRSNPRVVGADLYNEVRRNVFDDPNWGLGDPRDWHAAAQRAGDRILSEANPDLLIVIEGINWYGIPVNGFPHGRPTLEPMRLLSNTLVRSGKLVYAAHFYGYTGPNHSGATGIGETSDPRYQDLSRAELTEVLRRQAFFVTEQGQHFTAPVWISEFGVGGREENGAKPRAWFENFVDEMIKADADFAYWPLVGWHENRRGNGWALAHWDAAGRRMFLDDGDDWRAPAWRRLIAAAGKTGPVPVAPQWRQLAIDHGDLVQSARMRGLPDWDPGARKAVCPDGQRLIGLSHTGNRGLCTDTGGVLPTPGTHQVVTDERFVTADWASGYTKFQCPPQQLAIGYSVRGAAVSALLCAPAGRGLGGSDRTVWFDRGDNRASTGGGEFAHGRHKGQCADGEHLAGVAWTGRVGSARTPDALLCRVFVQPG; encoded by the coding sequence ATGAAGTGGCATCTGCCCAGTTCGGCACTTGTGGTGGCGGCAGTTCTGGCCTCGCTGCTGACAGTTCCGGCATCCGCGCAACCGGTTGCCGAGGAGTGGCGCGGTCCGTTGAGCACCCGCGGGCGGTACGTCGTGGACGCCGATGGAAACCGGTTTCGGCTGCGTGCCGGGAACTGGCACGGCGCGAGCGGGACCTGGAACGGCAGCGGGGACATCAACGATCCGGCCACGCACCACGCCGGGGAGATGAGTTCGGGCATCCCGCTCGGGCTGGACCGGGCACCGCTGGCCGAGCTGATCGGCAGCTTCCAGGCGTTGGGGCTCAACAGCATCCGGCTGCCCTTCGCCAACCAGATGATCCGGGAGAGCGCGCCGGTGCCCGATCGGGCGGTGGCGGCCAACCCCGAGTTGCGGGGGAAGACCCCGTTGCAGGTCTATGACGCAGTGGTGACCGCGCTGACCTCGGCGAAGTTCGCCGTGTTCCTCAACAATCACACCACGACCTCCCGCTGGTGCTGTGCCGTGGACGGCAACGAGCGCTGGAACACCGCGCAAACGGCTCAGCAGTGGGAGGAGGACTGGCTGTTCATGGCACGCCGCTACCGGTCCAACCCCAGGGTGGTCGGCGCGGACCTCTACAACGAGGTGCGGCGCAACGTCTTCGACGATCCGAACTGGGGACTGGGCGACCCGCGCGACTGGCACGCCGCGGCGCAGCGGGCCGGGGACCGGATCCTCAGCGAGGCCAACCCGGATCTGCTGATCGTGATCGAGGGCATCAACTGGTACGGCATCCCGGTCAACGGCTTCCCGCACGGGCGGCCGACCCTGGAACCCATGCGGCTGCTGTCCAACACCCTGGTCCGGTCCGGGAAGTTGGTGTACGCGGCGCACTTCTACGGCTACACCGGGCCGAATCACAGTGGTGCCACCGGGATCGGCGAGACCAGCGACCCGCGCTACCAGGACCTGAGCCGGGCCGAACTCACCGAGGTGCTGCGGCGGCAGGCCTTCTTCGTCACCGAGCAGGGCCAGCACTTCACCGCGCCGGTGTGGATCAGCGAGTTCGGCGTGGGCGGGCGGGAGGAGAACGGGGCCAAACCGCGGGCCTGGTTCGAGAACTTCGTGGACGAGATGATCAAGGCGGACGCGGATTTCGCCTACTGGCCGCTGGTCGGCTGGCACGAGAACCGGCGCGGCAACGGCTGGGCGCTGGCGCACTGGGACGCCGCCGGGCGGCGGATGTTCCTCGACGACGGCGACGACTGGCGGGCGCCCGCGTGGCGGCGGCTGATCGCGGCAGCCGGCAAGACCGGGCCGGTTCCCGTTGCGCCGCAATGGCGACAGCTGGCCATCGACCACGGCGACCTGGTGCAGTCGGCCCGGATGCGCGGGCTGCCGGACTGGGATCCGGGCGCGCGCAAGGCGGTGTGCCCGGACGGGCAGCGGCTGATCGGGCTGAGCCACACCGGCAACCGCGGCCTGTGCACCGACACCGGCGGCGTCCTGCCCACGCCGGGCACGCACCAGGTGGTCACCGACGAGCGGTTCGTGACCGCGGACTGGGCGAGCGGGTACACCAAGTTCCAGTGCCCGCCGCAGCAGCTCGCGATCGGCTACAGCGTGCGTGGCGCGGCGGTCTCCGCACTGCTGTGCGCGCCTGCCGGACGCGGTCTGGGCGGGTCGGACCGGACGGTCTGGTTCGACCGGGGCGACAACCGGGCCAGTACGGGCGGCGGCGAGTTCGCGCACGGGCGGCACAAGGGGCAGTGCGCGGACGGCGAGCACCTGGCCGGGGTGGCCTGGACCGGTCGGGTCGGCTCGGCACGCACCCCGGACGCCCTGCTCTGCCGGGTTTTCGTACAGCCGGGCTGA
- a CDS encoding DUF2017 family protein, whose amino-acid sequence MGTRANEGLVVIFWDRVDGTIIGYCGADQVEWLRQRLTEFAALIDWRTAQYTTDYPLGTELGLPLPAGPSGEPALEFLLRMNLEEDLPEEARLLWEPDFLAWLREGVDHAVRVLPTDGSPIVLHDNPETLRHWNAVLFNLRVAYAVTWVPEVLLHDELPEPPADLRPRYDHARWLWEAVHSLANFADA is encoded by the coding sequence GTGGGGACCCGCGCGAACGAGGGACTTGTGGTGATCTTCTGGGACCGGGTCGACGGCACGATCATCGGATACTGTGGGGCTGACCAGGTTGAATGGCTACGCCAGCGGCTGACCGAGTTCGCCGCCCTGATCGACTGGCGGACCGCCCAGTACACCACCGACTACCCGCTCGGCACCGAACTCGGCCTGCCGCTGCCCGCCGGTCCCAGCGGTGAGCCCGCGCTGGAGTTCCTGCTCCGGATGAACCTGGAGGAGGACCTGCCCGAGGAAGCCAGACTGCTGTGGGAGCCCGACTTCCTGGCCTGGCTGCGCGAGGGCGTGGACCACGCGGTGCGGGTGCTGCCCACCGACGGTTCGCCGATCGTGCTGCACGACAACCCGGAGACGTTGCGGCACTGGAACGCCGTGCTGTTCAACCTGCGGGTGGCCTACGCGGTGACCTGGGTGCCCGAGGTCCTGCTGCACGACGAACTGCCGGAACCACCCGCCGACCTGCGCCCGCGCTACGACCACGCCCGCTGGCTGTGGGAAGCCGTGCACAGCCTGGCCAACTTCGCCGACGCCTGA
- a CDS encoding TetR/AcrR family transcriptional regulator: MTEALGTRDRIVHTTSKLMQRQGYEATGIKQIAREASATLGSVYHFFPGGKQELAVAAIRHADAEFAEMLTAILAKHPDPGEAVYQAAAETGVYLRETDWAEGCPVTATALETAGRVPEIQRACVETFANWERIIFEKLNSCGFAEELARELAGTVLSSLSGAEVSAQVNRDVQPLETAGRHMQRLINSYR; encoded by the coding sequence GTGACAGAGGCACTGGGCACCAGGGACCGGATCGTGCACACCACGTCCAAGCTCATGCAGCGGCAGGGCTACGAGGCCACCGGCATCAAGCAGATCGCCAGGGAGGCCAGTGCGACGCTGGGCTCGGTGTACCACTTCTTCCCCGGCGGGAAGCAGGAGCTGGCGGTGGCCGCGATCCGGCACGCGGACGCGGAGTTCGCCGAGATGCTGACCGCGATCCTGGCCAAGCACCCGGATCCTGGCGAGGCGGTCTACCAGGCCGCCGCCGAGACCGGCGTCTACCTGCGGGAGACCGACTGGGCCGAGGGCTGCCCGGTCACCGCGACCGCGCTGGAGACCGCGGGGCGGGTGCCGGAGATCCAGCGGGCCTGCGTGGAGACCTTCGCCAATTGGGAACGGATTATTTTCGAGAAGTTGAACTCGTGCGGGTTCGCCGAGGAGCTGGCCCGCGAGCTGGCTGGCACGGTGCTCAGCTCGTTGAGCGGGGCCGAGGTGTCAGCGCAGGTGAACCGGGATGTGCAGCCACTGGAGACCGCCGGTCGACACATGCAGCGGCTGATCAACTCCTACCGCTGA
- a CDS encoding NAD(P)-dependent oxidoreductase, translating into MRKAVTIIGLGPMGQAMAATYLDRGYQVTVWNRTTSKADALVAKGAHRAETVAEALGAGGPIILSLTDVEIMYKILEPAVGALPGRTLVNLSSDTPSRSRAAAEWAIGHGADYLSGGVQVPPTMIGSPESGTYYSGPLAVFEQHRETLEVITSADHRGEDQGLAALYYQLGMTIFWTNNLAYLQALAMAEANGISAAEFLPYAQRSVAIATMFMPETAVEVDTSTYPGELANMLMNSASTDHVLHTAAESGVDTTLPAAVADVFRRTVEAGHGKVGFASTFEVLRKQDA; encoded by the coding sequence GTGCGGAAGGCAGTGACGATCATCGGACTCGGGCCGATGGGGCAGGCCATGGCAGCGACCTACCTGGACCGCGGCTACCAGGTGACCGTCTGGAACCGCACCACGAGCAAGGCGGACGCGCTGGTCGCCAAGGGCGCGCACCGCGCGGAGACGGTGGCCGAGGCACTGGGCGCCGGCGGGCCGATCATCCTCAGCCTCACCGACGTCGAGATCATGTACAAGATCCTGGAGCCCGCGGTGGGCGCGCTGCCCGGCCGCACCCTGGTCAACCTCAGCTCGGACACCCCGTCGCGCTCGCGTGCGGCGGCCGAGTGGGCCATCGGCCACGGCGCGGACTACCTCAGCGGCGGTGTGCAGGTCCCGCCCACCATGATCGGCTCCCCGGAGTCCGGCACCTATTACAGCGGCCCGCTCGCGGTCTTCGAGCAGCACCGGGAAACCCTGGAGGTCATCACCAGTGCTGACCACCGGGGCGAGGACCAGGGCCTGGCCGCGCTGTACTACCAGCTCGGCATGACCATCTTCTGGACGAACAACCTCGCCTACCTCCAGGCCCTGGCCATGGCCGAGGCCAACGGCATCAGCGCGGCGGAGTTCCTGCCCTACGCGCAGCGGTCCGTCGCGATCGCGACCATGTTCATGCCGGAGACCGCCGTGGAGGTCGACACCAGCACGTATCCGGGCGAGCTGGCCAACATGCTGATGAACTCGGCCAGCACCGACCACGTGCTGCACACCGCGGCCGAGTCCGGGGTGGACACCACGCTGCCGGCCGCGGTGGCGGATGTCTTCCGCCGCACGGTCGAGGCGGGCCACGGCAAGGTGGGGTTCGCCAGCACCTTCGAGGTGCTGCGCAAGCAGGACGCGTAG
- a CDS encoding response regulator transcription factor: MDPQPIVAEGLRAVFRNQADIDLVGWADGWEQALHGLTAEAPDVLLVEVAAEGPGGDGVEVIRRASRTLPDVPLLVFSNARNQVVRALEAGARGFILKSSSSEYLVSAVRGACTGGTPISADLLPQLVARVQDGGGTPRLSARELQVLRLVATGNRTPEIAQRLSVTEPTVKTYLQRLFGKLKVSDRAEAVLAARAAGLLP, translated from the coding sequence GTGGATCCGCAGCCGATCGTGGCCGAGGGATTGCGCGCGGTGTTCCGGAATCAGGCGGACATCGACCTCGTCGGCTGGGCCGATGGCTGGGAGCAGGCCCTGCACGGGCTGACCGCCGAGGCGCCGGATGTGTTGCTGGTCGAGGTGGCGGCCGAGGGGCCTGGTGGGGATGGGGTCGAGGTCATCCGGCGGGCGTCGCGGACGTTGCCGGACGTGCCGCTGCTGGTGTTCTCCAATGCGCGTAACCAGGTGGTCAGGGCGCTGGAGGCGGGGGCGCGGGGGTTCATTCTGAAGTCCTCCAGCAGTGAGTACCTGGTCAGCGCCGTGCGCGGGGCGTGCACGGGTGGCACGCCGATCTCCGCTGATCTGCTGCCCCAGTTGGTGGCGCGGGTCCAGGACGGCGGGGGCACGCCGCGGCTGTCCGCGCGGGAGCTGCAGGTGCTGCGGCTGGTCGCCACCGGGAATCGGACTCCGGAGATCGCGCAGCGGCTTTCGGTGACCGAACCGACGGTGAAGACCTATTTGCAGCGATTGTTCGGCAAGCTCAAGGTGAGCGATCGGGCCGAGGCCGTGCTCGCGGCCCGCGCGGCGGGTTTGCTGCCTTAG